Proteins found in one Leptospira neocaledonica genomic segment:
- a CDS encoding alpha/beta fold hydrolase: MNPKRIRILFASIMPSDLKEKPQTFPFPSDFPEVRSEYLDTNGQKFFLLESGPKDGKPLLLLHGFPEFSYAWKNQIGYFAKLGYLVIAPDQRGYARSSKPKSISDYGLDILSEDIISILDAYEISKTDIIAHDWGGAVTYWALSKFPERFRKACILNVPHPTIMKRKILSDKVQRKKSMYILFFRIPWLPEFLLSRLNFRKLERSLTKTSMKGAFSEEEISIYKEAWAMPGCVKSMLHWYRAAVKNPPKLIRTRKIKVPTRIFWGEKDRFLAKEMAEETLELFSDASVHFFSKGTHWIHHEIPEILNPELLSFLSEE, encoded by the coding sequence TTGAATCCAAAACGAATCCGAATATTATTCGCTTCTATCATGCCTTCCGATTTAAAAGAGAAACCGCAAACTTTTCCATTTCCTTCCGATTTTCCGGAAGTACGTTCCGAATATTTGGATACAAATGGACAAAAATTTTTCTTATTAGAGTCAGGTCCGAAAGACGGAAAACCATTATTACTATTACACGGATTTCCCGAATTTTCTTACGCTTGGAAAAATCAAATCGGCTACTTTGCAAAACTCGGATATTTAGTGATCGCTCCAGATCAAAGAGGTTATGCAAGAAGTTCCAAGCCTAAATCCATTTCAGATTACGGACTAGATATTTTATCCGAAGACATTATTTCAATTTTAGATGCGTATGAAATTTCCAAAACGGATATTATTGCTCACGATTGGGGAGGAGCGGTAACGTACTGGGCCCTTTCTAAGTTTCCGGAACGCTTTAGAAAAGCATGTATCTTAAATGTTCCTCATCCAACGATCATGAAAAGAAAAATTCTTTCGGATAAAGTCCAAAGGAAGAAGAGCATGTATATCCTTTTTTTCCGAATCCCTTGGTTACCTGAATTTTTGCTCTCCAGATTGAATTTCAGAAAATTAGAAAGATCCCTGACAAAAACATCAATGAAGGGGGCCTTTTCTGAAGAAGAAATTTCCATTTATAAGGAAGCCTGGGCAATGCCTGGATGCGTAAAATCAATGCTTCATTGGTATCGTGCAGCAGTTAAAAATCCCCCTAAATTGATTCGGACAAGAAAGATCAAGGTTCCTACACGGATTTTCTGGGGAGAAAAGGATAGATTTTTAGCCAAAGAAATGGCAGAAGAAACTCTGGAACTATTTTCGGATGCTTCAGTACATTTCTTTTCTAAAGGTACTCATTGGATCCATCACGAGATTCCTGAAATATTGAACCCTGAACTTCTTTCGTTTTTGTCTGAAGAATAG
- a CDS encoding M23 family metallopeptidase, translating into MSISLKKTAVFCFVIGVSFTGAYPKDTNPKNKKEEPKKASVLPKINQVALNSKPEKKKEEKKPKTVVSEKKSSKRLKGEIVEKQEELFSFSLSGRKFAQGDLLFLKIKPLPKILDKLGNFTISWEGQEIPFTQREGYILTFLPISPEFSKPYGVLELTEKHLFTKNDSKKYEIPIQKTYFATSKVSHLTMDKQYTTDELSEETKAFIKECSEAKAKAFQSRSDLQVETDFEYPVHNPILNSPFYKRRIYNKEKGRPHGGSDFKGGVGDPIYAINDGTVILARSMYYEGNFTVIDHGLELYSLYMHQSEILVKPGDKVKKGDLIGKIGSTGMSTGPHLHLGLRVLGTMIDPLSVVQTDLIEARKKTSKK; encoded by the coding sequence ATGTCTATTTCTCTTAAAAAAACCGCAGTTTTTTGTTTTGTAATCGGTGTCTCTTTTACAGGAGCTTATCCAAAAGACACAAATCCTAAAAATAAAAAAGAAGAACCTAAAAAGGCTTCTGTACTTCCTAAGATAAATCAGGTCGCCTTAAACTCTAAACCGGAAAAGAAAAAGGAAGAGAAAAAACCTAAGACGGTTGTTTCCGAAAAGAAATCATCCAAAAGGCTGAAAGGTGAGATCGTAGAAAAACAGGAAGAACTGTTTTCATTCTCTCTTTCCGGTAGAAAGTTTGCGCAAGGAGACCTTCTTTTTTTAAAAATAAAACCTCTGCCTAAAATTTTAGATAAGCTTGGAAATTTTACGATCAGCTGGGAAGGCCAAGAGATCCCATTCACTCAAAGAGAAGGTTATATCCTCACATTTCTTCCTATCTCCCCCGAATTTTCAAAACCGTACGGAGTTTTGGAATTAACTGAGAAACATCTTTTTACAAAAAATGATTCTAAGAAATACGAGATCCCGATCCAAAAGACATACTTTGCCACTTCTAAAGTGTCCCATCTCACGATGGATAAACAATATACAACAGATGAACTTTCGGAAGAAACAAAGGCATTCATTAAAGAATGTTCCGAAGCAAAAGCAAAGGCGTTCCAATCCAGGTCGGATCTTCAAGTTGAAACAGATTTCGAATATCCTGTTCACAATCCTATATTAAACAGCCCTTTTTATAAACGTAGGATCTATAATAAAGAGAAAGGTCGCCCACATGGCGGTTCCGATTTTAAAGGTGGTGTAGGAGATCCTATTTATGCGATCAATGACGGCACCGTAATCTTAGCAAGATCTATGTACTACGAGGGAAATTTTACAGTGATAGATCATGGTTTGGAATTGTATTCCTTATACATGCACCAGTCCGAAATTTTAGTAAAGCCTGGAGACAAAGTGAAGAAGGGAGATTTGATCGGAAAGATCGGATCCACAGGAATGTCTACCGGCCCCCATTTACATTTGGGACTTAGAGTTTTAGGAACGATGATCGATCCTCTTTCCGTTGTCCAAACGGATCTAATAGAAGCTAGAAAGAAAACTTCTAAAAAATAA
- a CDS encoding citrate synthase/methylcitrate synthase, which translates to MLVSEQEKEKIYSPGLEGIPAARTKLSQVDGKGGRLIIAGYPVEEFAGKAVFEETIFTLWNDKRPKPTETSLFSEELRSSRRFSKVIRTIIEEAVYANLPLIDILRIGSAALSLGSQKEDPKKDAMAVLSTFPLIVAWAFRLLKGQAPVLPRQDLDIAANFLYMLNGNDPDPRSVRALNTYLNTVCDHGLNASTFAARVIISTQSDMISAVTGGLGALKGPLHGGAPGPALDTVFEIGAKENAEKVLREKLKHNERLMGFGHRIYKVRDPRADVLAKAAKILYDTDEKREFYDLAMFVEKTALELLKEYKPDRVLQTNVEFYTALLLHGLGFPTEIFTPVFAMGRAAGWTAHCFEQMQERILRPDAIYTGEDGKLWN; encoded by the coding sequence ATGCTAGTCTCTGAACAGGAAAAAGAGAAAATTTATAGCCCGGGTTTAGAAGGAATCCCAGCTGCAAGAACCAAACTTTCCCAGGTGGATGGAAAGGGAGGAAGGCTTATCATCGCAGGTTACCCTGTCGAAGAATTTGCAGGTAAAGCTGTCTTCGAAGAAACTATCTTTACACTTTGGAATGATAAGAGGCCAAAGCCTACCGAAACAAGTCTGTTCTCCGAAGAACTTAGATCTTCCAGAAGATTTTCTAAAGTGATACGAACCATCATTGAAGAAGCAGTATATGCAAATCTTCCTCTGATCGACATTTTACGGATTGGATCTGCTGCTCTTTCTTTAGGCTCTCAAAAAGAAGATCCTAAAAAGGATGCGATGGCAGTTCTTTCTACATTTCCTTTAATAGTCGCTTGGGCATTTCGTTTGTTGAAAGGGCAAGCCCCTGTTCTTCCAAGACAGGATCTAGACATTGCAGCTAACTTCTTGTATATGTTGAATGGTAACGATCCGGATCCAAGAAGTGTTCGTGCATTGAATACGTATCTAAATACGGTTTGTGATCATGGATTGAATGCTTCTACATTTGCTGCAAGAGTGATTATCTCTACTCAATCCGATATGATCTCTGCTGTCACCGGAGGACTCGGCGCATTAAAGGGGCCTCTCCATGGAGGAGCTCCTGGACCTGCATTAGACACCGTCTTTGAGATAGGAGCTAAGGAAAATGCGGAGAAGGTACTGAGAGAAAAATTGAAACATAACGAAAGACTAATGGGCTTTGGTCATAGGATTTATAAAGTTAGAGATCCACGCGCAGATGTTCTCGCAAAGGCAGCTAAAATCCTATATGATACGGACGAAAAAAGAGAATTTTATGATCTTGCCATGTTCGTGGAAAAAACTGCTTTAGAATTGCTCAAAGAGTATAAACCGGATAGAGTTCTGCAAACCAATGTGGAATTTTATACTGCATTACTTTTGCATGGACTAGGATTTCCGACCGAGATCTTTACTCCGGTATTTGCGATGGGAAGAGCGGCAGGCTGGACGGCACATTGTTTTGAACAAATGCAAGAAAGGATCCTCCGACCGGATGCGATATATACAGGAGAGGACGGAAAACTTTGGAATTGA
- a CDS encoding citrate synthase family protein, producing the protein MAFSFKKPFLSADEAASALGVEVQTIYAYVSRGLLHSESGGNKDRSKRYRREDIEQLLLRREERSQPGKTAKAALSLGQPVLESSITLLGENSLFYRGKDVLELSENESFEDIACLLWEAEEINPFESDWPILSEECNKILKLLEGRPILDVSRILLPFLEYEDAKAFRKDPKTFRKTSSSIIRYLTLFSAGKTESEGKISETLLSSWNPFRKKEDPNYLSKLKLLEAALILSADHELNVSSFTARCVASSEASLYQVVLAGLAALSGPKHGLLTEKAILLLSQTSGNKKKDKQLLEEKLRGGENIPGFGHPLYKKGDPRGRKLIQMVERFFPDDGDVQLYLQFLKQTEELLEDYPTIDAGLALVSKALKLPKGAGIGIFAIGRTAGWLAHAMEQYHSGNLIRPRAKYIGNLPQE; encoded by the coding sequence ATGGCTTTTTCTTTCAAAAAACCGTTCTTGAGTGCAGATGAAGCCGCCTCCGCCTTAGGGGTAGAAGTTCAAACTATATATGCATACGTTAGTCGCGGTTTATTACATTCGGAATCCGGAGGCAATAAGGATAGAAGCAAACGATATAGAAGAGAAGATATAGAACAATTATTACTTCGAAGGGAAGAAAGAAGCCAACCCGGAAAGACTGCAAAGGCCGCTTTATCTCTAGGGCAACCTGTATTAGAATCTTCAATCACATTGCTTGGTGAGAATTCCCTCTTTTATAGAGGTAAAGACGTTTTAGAACTTTCGGAGAATGAAAGTTTCGAAGATATTGCCTGTTTACTTTGGGAAGCAGAAGAAATAAATCCGTTCGAATCGGATTGGCCTATATTATCCGAAGAATGTAATAAAATTCTAAAATTATTAGAAGGCAGACCCATATTAGATGTTTCCAGAATCTTACTTCCTTTTTTAGAATATGAAGATGCAAAGGCATTTCGTAAAGATCCTAAAACATTCAGAAAAACTTCTTCTTCTATTATAAGATATTTAACCTTATTTTCTGCCGGCAAAACAGAATCGGAAGGGAAAATTTCAGAAACACTTTTGAGCAGTTGGAATCCTTTTCGGAAAAAAGAAGACCCAAATTATTTATCCAAACTCAAACTTTTAGAGGCAGCTTTAATCCTTTCTGCAGACCATGAATTGAATGTTTCATCCTTTACTGCAAGATGTGTGGCATCTAGTGAAGCTTCTCTTTATCAAGTGGTGCTAGCAGGACTTGCCGCTTTGTCAGGACCCAAGCATGGATTACTCACAGAGAAAGCGATCCTTCTTCTTTCCCAAACAAGCGGAAACAAAAAGAAAGACAAACAACTCTTAGAAGAAAAATTAAGAGGTGGAGAAAATATCCCAGGCTTTGGTCATCCTCTTTATAAAAAAGGAGATCCCAGAGGCAGAAAACTAATCCAAATGGTCGAAAGATTTTTTCCGGACGATGGAGATGTGCAACTCTATCTGCAATTCTTAAAACAGACAGAAGAACTTTTAGAAGATTATCCTACAATTGATGCTGGACTTGCACTTGTTTCTAAGGCGTTAAAATTACCGAAAGGTGCAGGAATTGGAATTTTTGCAATCGGTAGAACTGCAGGCTGGCTAGCTCACGCGATGGAACAATATCATTCAGGAAACTTGATTAGGCCTAGGGCAAAGTATATCGGAAACCTTCCCCAAGAATGA
- a CDS encoding DUF1569 domain-containing protein, producing MSDPNFSRKEFIQKTVAVGILTSSATVLESCSNAPAGIKERGLKFSNFSEVETELEKILLSKTIIPYGEWNPSQILLHCAQSIYYSIKGYPENKSEVFQNTLGKIAFWNFSRKGKMSHDLNAPIPGADVLQSSVSISDSVLELKKAISTFSNYNGEFAPHFAYGKLTKQEYELAHAMHIANHLDYVMIG from the coding sequence ATGTCGGATCCAAATTTTTCCAGAAAAGAATTTATACAAAAAACTGTGGCTGTTGGAATTCTAACAAGCTCTGCAACTGTATTAGAATCCTGTTCAAATGCTCCGGCAGGTATAAAAGAAAGAGGACTTAAATTTTCTAATTTTTCAGAAGTGGAAACAGAGTTAGAAAAGATACTTCTCTCTAAAACGATCATTCCTTACGGAGAATGGAATCCGAGCCAGATACTTCTCCACTGCGCTCAAAGTATTTATTATTCTATTAAAGGTTATCCGGAAAATAAATCAGAAGTCTTCCAAAACACTTTGGGCAAAATCGCTTTCTGGAATTTTTCCAGAAAAGGAAAAATGTCTCACGACTTAAATGCTCCGATCCCTGGCGCAGATGTTTTACAATCAAGTGTTTCAATTTCGGATAGCGTTCTCGAACTAAAGAAAGCGATCTCAACATTCTCGAATTATAACGGAGAATTTGCTCCTCACTTTGCTTACGGAAAACTTACTAAACAAGAATACGAGCTCGCTCATGCAATGCATATAGCGAATCATTTAGATTACGTAATGATAGGTTAG
- the hpt gene encoding hypoxanthine phosphoribosyltransferase, with protein MRNNTSNFSNIPFQALFNEETILSRVKELGLQIANDYQGKNPVFVCVLRGGVYFFSDLTKAVPIPIELDFIQAKSYTGTESSGNVELIKDLDSEITGRDVLIVEDIVDTGRTLKFLISHILSKKPNSLEVASLLFKEGGEAVGYPIKYIGWNIGKEFVIGYGLDYDGKFRNLPGVFLYSED; from the coding sequence ATGAGAAATAATACTTCAAATTTTAGTAATATACCTTTCCAGGCCTTGTTTAATGAAGAAACGATCTTATCTCGGGTCAAAGAATTAGGTTTGCAGATCGCAAATGACTACCAAGGCAAGAATCCTGTTTTTGTATGTGTTCTAAGAGGAGGAGTTTACTTCTTCTCTGATTTGACCAAAGCAGTTCCCATCCCTATAGAATTGGATTTTATCCAAGCTAAATCATATACTGGAACTGAATCCTCCGGAAACGTAGAACTGATCAAAGACTTAGATTCAGAGATCACAGGCAGAGATGTTTTAATTGTAGAAGATATTGTAGATACCGGCCGCACCCTGAAATTTTTAATCTCTCATATTCTTTCTAAAAAGCCGAACTCTCTGGAAGTAGCTTCTTTATTATTTAAAGAAGGTGGAGAGGCTGTTGGATATCCAATCAAATATATCGGTTGGAATATAGGAAAAGAATTCGTGATCGGATATGGTTTGGACTATGATGGCAAATTCAGAAATCTACCGGGAGTATTCCTCTATTCGGAAGATTGA
- a CDS encoding SixA phosphatase family protein: protein MKEIHLIRHSKSDWSDTHLKDKERPLSKRGRKNARFLGKYVEKVSFVADTALVSPSIRTSETWKILQSFQNITKDTKIISEIYEAEYSDLLRILRGLSFKINNVVLIGHNPGMEDLANYLLVGNNPDSLFEKFPTSSFISLVTDQKDWADLGRQSCRLKRFWIP from the coding sequence TTGAAAGAGATCCATCTCATAAGACATTCTAAATCCGATTGGAGTGATACTCATTTAAAGGATAAAGAACGTCCTTTGTCTAAGAGAGGTCGTAAAAATGCGCGATTTTTAGGAAAATATGTGGAGAAGGTTTCCTTTGTTGCGGATACCGCCCTTGTTTCGCCATCGATCAGAACTTCAGAAACTTGGAAGATATTACAAAGCTTTCAGAATATTACAAAGGACACTAAGATTATAAGTGAAATATATGAAGCGGAATATTCCGATCTACTTAGGATCTTAAGAGGCTTATCTTTTAAAATTAATAATGTTGTTTTGATCGGTCATAATCCAGGAATGGAAGACTTGGCAAATTATTTATTAGTAGGAAATAATCCGGACTCTCTTTTCGAAAAATTTCCGACTTCTTCTTTTATCAGTTTGGTAACAGACCAAAAAGATTGGGCAGATCTGGGAAGACAAAGTTGTAGACTCAAAAGGTTTTGGATCCCATGA
- a CDS encoding quinone-dependent dihydroorotate dehydrogenase yields MNSEWKQWVYEKTAKPFFLSIHPESAHYLAQNLLGLSKKLPFVFPVLESLMTYSSDRLKTKVAGIEFVNPVGLGAGFDKTGELYPFLSRLGFGSIEVGTITGQAQPGNPKPRIFRYSEDEALINRMGFNNPGADVAEETIRKQKKNCIRGINVGKTKIISEENAVDDYVYSLKKLIPYADYAVINISSPNTPGLRNFQKKENFTKLMEGIRSGLGGKFPIPTFVKFAPDMEKEELKSLLELLPDSKLSGVILTNTTIDKSVLSRYPNVEKEGGVSGKPLRQRSTEFVRYAYSILKGSLPIIGVGGINSGEAALEKILAGADLVQLYTGYVYNGPFLPVRILEYLDGVLKRTGAKSISELVGKNKI; encoded by the coding sequence ATGAATTCTGAATGGAAACAATGGGTTTATGAAAAAACCGCAAAACCTTTCTTCTTAAGCATTCATCCAGAATCAGCTCACTACTTGGCCCAAAACTTACTTGGGCTTTCTAAAAAACTTCCGTTTGTGTTTCCTGTTTTGGAATCGCTTATGACGTATTCCAGTGATCGTTTGAAAACAAAGGTCGCAGGGATCGAATTTGTAAATCCGGTCGGATTAGGAGCGGGTTTCGATAAGACTGGCGAATTATATCCATTTTTATCTCGATTAGGTTTCGGTTCGATCGAAGTCGGGACGATTACCGGCCAAGCCCAACCTGGAAATCCAAAGCCAAGAATTTTCAGATATTCCGAAGACGAAGCCTTGATCAATCGAATGGGATTTAATAATCCCGGAGCAGACGTCGCGGAAGAAACAATTCGAAAACAGAAAAAAAACTGCATAAGAGGAATCAACGTTGGTAAAACAAAAATTATCTCCGAAGAGAATGCAGTAGATGATTATGTGTACTCGCTAAAAAAACTTATACCGTATGCAGACTATGCAGTCATCAATATCTCTTCTCCGAATACTCCTGGGCTTCGTAATTTTCAGAAGAAGGAAAACTTTACCAAATTGATGGAAGGTATCCGAAGCGGCTTAGGTGGAAAATTTCCAATCCCTACTTTTGTAAAATTTGCTCCAGACATGGAAAAAGAAGAATTGAAGAGTTTATTGGAACTCCTACCGGATTCTAAATTATCAGGCGTAATTCTTACTAACACTACTATAGATAAATCAGTCTTATCCAGATATCCAAACGTAGAAAAAGAAGGTGGAGTTTCCGGAAAACCGCTTCGCCAACGATCCACAGAATTTGTAAGATATGCATACTCTATCTTAAAAGGAAGTCTTCCTATCATTGGAGTTGGTGGGATCAACTCGGGAGAAGCCGCTTTAGAAAAAATTTTAGCGGGTGCGGACCTTGTCCAATTATACACGGGTTACGTATACAACGGGCCATTCTTGCCAGTGAGAATATTAGAATATTTAGATGGAGTTCTGAAAAGAACAGGAGCGAAATCGATTTCAGAATTAGTAGGAAAAAATAAGATTTAA
- a CDS encoding ABC transporter permease, protein MKQIYHLVTIQLKEFYREPGILFWAFVFPIAIAGVLGLAFTSKGVLQTRVAIISSSHDASGLSAKIEKAFLNSSGGNSNGLGVIIPQVLAEEDAIKALKRGEINLLVKEDEKGNLEFSFDPNNANAQRDYLLLSNALLTMEGKQQGSSSIRKLDSKGTRYIDYLVPGMLAMGVMNSCLWGVGWNLIEMRMKKLLRRMSATPMNKLAFVMSFFFTRIFVTTVESIIFLTFTFTVFENAFFGSILAALLIFLTGNFVFACIGIFVGSRAQSAQVGNGLVNAFTFPMMVLSGIFFSYKNFPDIVLPFIKHLPLTLIADSLRAVFIEGAGLAEIVYPCVFMVGIGFFFLGVGLRIFRWS, encoded by the coding sequence ATGAAACAAATCTATCATTTAGTCACGATTCAATTAAAAGAATTTTATAGAGAGCCTGGAATTCTTTTCTGGGCGTTCGTGTTTCCGATCGCGATCGCAGGTGTGTTAGGACTTGCATTCACTTCTAAAGGAGTTCTTCAAACTAGGGTTGCAATTATTTCTTCTTCTCATGATGCGAGCGGACTTTCTGCAAAAATCGAAAAAGCATTTTTGAATTCTTCCGGTGGAAATTCCAACGGATTAGGAGTGATCATTCCTCAGGTACTTGCAGAAGAAGATGCGATCAAGGCACTCAAAAGAGGAGAAATCAATCTTCTAGTCAAAGAAGATGAAAAAGGAAATTTAGAATTTTCCTTCGATCCAAATAATGCAAATGCTCAAAGAGATTATCTTCTACTTTCTAATGCTCTTTTGACCATGGAAGGAAAACAACAAGGTAGTTCTAGTATTCGAAAACTAGATTCAAAAGGTACAAGGTACATAGATTATCTGGTTCCTGGAATGCTCGCCATGGGAGTGATGAACTCTTGTCTTTGGGGAGTCGGCTGGAATCTCATCGAGATGAGGATGAAAAAACTTTTGAGAAGAATGTCTGCGACTCCGATGAACAAGTTGGCATTCGTAATGTCTTTTTTCTTCACCCGAATTTTTGTCACAACAGTAGAATCGATCATCTTTTTAACGTTTACATTTACTGTTTTTGAAAATGCGTTTTTCGGATCGATTCTCGCAGCACTTCTGATCTTTCTGACTGGAAACTTTGTATTTGCATGTATCGGGATCTTTGTGGGATCCAGGGCACAAAGTGCTCAGGTAGGGAACGGACTCGTGAATGCGTTCACATTTCCGATGATGGTTCTTTCCGGGATCTTCTTCAGTTATAAAAACTTTCCGGATATTGTACTTCCTTTTATAAAACATTTACCTTTAACCTTGATAGCGGATTCTTTAAGAGCCGTATTTATAGAAGGAGCCGGACTTGCGGAAATAGTCTATCCTTGCGTGTTTATGGTCGGGATCGGATTTTTTTTCTTGGGTGTTGGGCTTCGTATATTTCGCTGGTCTTAA
- a CDS encoding ABC transporter ATP-binding protein, which translates to MNKIQNPIISVSNVTKKFKDVTAVSDLSLEIKKGEFVGLLGPNGAGKTTLIEMLEGIQFPDSGKIQILGTSWKESETFLRSNIGLALQETRFMDRATVWETLKLFGSFYKAPESRLHEILELTRLTEKNKSFVNSLSGGQRQRLALGVSIMNKPEILFLDEPTTGLDPGARRDIWKILEDLRAYGTTMILTTHYMEEAEVLCERIIVMDKGRILDQGSLPDLLGKLGGGEIVRFSLENGTDPSGYLPEKGKFKFNWNSDTKEGRIYVERITDYLPSMLDSFSRSGIILKELECHKKTLDDLFLSMTGRGLEE; encoded by the coding sequence GTGAATAAAATTCAAAACCCGATCATATCGGTATCTAATGTAACTAAAAAATTCAAAGATGTAACCGCTGTTAGCGATCTTTCTCTCGAAATTAAAAAGGGAGAGTTCGTGGGTTTGCTTGGACCGAACGGAGCAGGTAAAACTACTTTGATCGAAATGTTGGAAGGAATCCAATTTCCTGATTCAGGAAAGATCCAAATTTTAGGCACAAGCTGGAAAGAGAGCGAAACATTTTTAAGAAGTAATATAGGTCTCGCTTTGCAAGAGACCAGATTTATGGATAGAGCCACTGTTTGGGAAACTCTGAAATTATTCGGAAGTTTTTACAAGGCCCCGGAATCTAGGCTTCATGAAATATTAGAACTCACAAGACTAACTGAAAAAAATAAATCCTTCGTGAACAGTTTATCCGGGGGCCAGAGGCAAAGGTTGGCTTTGGGCGTTTCTATCATGAACAAACCCGAAATTCTTTTTTTGGATGAGCCAACTACAGGTTTAGATCCGGGAGCTAGAAGAGATATCTGGAAAATCCTAGAGGATCTAAGAGCATATGGAACCACAATGATCCTCACCACTCATTATATGGAAGAAGCAGAAGTTCTCTGCGAGAGGATCATAGTAATGGATAAAGGTAGGATTTTGGACCAAGGATCTTTACCGGATCTTTTGGGAAAACTAGGGGGAGGAGAGATTGTTCGTTTTTCATTGGAGAATGGAACGGATCCAAGCGGGTATCTTCCTGAAAAAGGAAAATTCAAATTCAATTGGAATTCCGACACCAAAGAAGGCAGGATCTATGTGGAAAGAATTACTGATTATCTTCCTTCCATGTTGGATTCATTTTCTAGATCAGGGATCATTTTAAAAGAACTGGAATGTCATAAAAAGACCTTGGACGACTTATTCCTTTCCATGACCGGAAGAGGGTTGGAAGAATGA
- a CDS encoding patatin-like phospholipase family protein has translation MPIIDEYELPSRKSDPGSKFGEVLQGIWLEDEICFAIAGGGCKAFYGLGFGHELKSWGLKLRQVSGVSAGAAMVLSLVCETEEESVSFFERIVRKNPRNFYFTNLFRGEKAFPHEDMYRRTIRFGMDFEKIIRSGVKVFIHTIKAFPKDDANKNTFRLARLIAETGKAFLEDERDRNKGLYTERTFRVLRNWNMKEVLFTEADFRNPSVIEQIIMNSSSIPPIVSFQNHGKEYYLDGGLTNNLLLETFPPNAKIIGIHYEPTTIVGKDPRLLDRCFLVTPSKQLPITSFDYTNAKGVRETYEMGKSDALKNKEKIMEYLKKDWVKKAEKLRKN, from the coding sequence ATGCCGATCATAGATGAATATGAACTTCCTTCCAGAAAGTCCGATCCTGGATCCAAATTCGGCGAAGTCCTTCAAGGGATTTGGTTAGAAGACGAAATTTGTTTTGCGATCGCAGGCGGTGGTTGTAAGGCATTCTACGGTTTGGGCTTTGGCCATGAATTGAAAAGTTGGGGATTAAAACTCAGACAAGTGTCCGGAGTTTCGGCTGGAGCAGCAATGGTCCTCTCTCTTGTGTGTGAAACGGAAGAAGAGTCTGTTTCTTTTTTTGAAAGAATAGTCCGGAAGAATCCTCGTAATTTTTATTTTACCAATTTGTTTCGCGGAGAGAAGGCATTTCCTCACGAGGATATGTATCGCAGGACGATCCGATTCGGTATGGATTTCGAAAAAATTATCCGATCCGGAGTGAAAGTTTTTATACACACCATCAAAGCCTTTCCTAAAGATGATGCAAATAAGAACACATTCAGACTTGCAAGATTGATTGCAGAAACAGGAAAAGCATTCTTAGAGGATGAAAGAGATCGTAACAAAGGACTTTATACAGAAAGAACATTTCGTGTTTTAAGAAATTGGAATATGAAAGAAGTTCTTTTTACTGAAGCGGATTTCAGGAACCCGAGTGTGATCGAACAGATTATCATGAATTCTTCTTCTATTCCTCCTATCGTTTCCTTCCAGAATCATGGAAAGGAATATTATTTGGATGGTGGACTTACTAATAATTTACTTTTAGAAACATTTCCTCCCAATGCAAAAATTATCGGGATACATTACGAACCGACCACTATCGTAGGTAAAGATCCTCGTTTGTTAGACCGTTGTTTTTTGGTGACTCCTTCTAAACAACTGCCGATCACTTCTTTCGATTATACAAATGCGAAGGGTGTGAGAGAAACTTACGAAATGGGAAAATCGGACGCATTAAAAAATAAAGAAAAGATCATGGAGTATCTCAAAAAAGATTGGGTGAAAAAAGCAGAAAAGCTACGTAAGAATTAA